A single region of the Mechercharimyces sp. CAU 1602 genome encodes:
- a CDS encoding aspartate carbamoyltransferase catalytic subunit yields the protein MGDITEIKQLTKGEVEGLLEAAERWRKVGQGREFAGRTVANLFFEPSTRTHFSFMAAQQRLGLHILNLNQGHSSTTKGETLYDTLQTLAALGVEVAVIRMKEEGVLRTMREQGVGPTLISGGEGTSSHPTQALLDLLTIKQHFGEVKGLKVAMVGDVAHSRVVHSNLSLLKKMGATVLLSGPEAMRAPALEKEASYVSIDEAVETADVMMMLRVQLERHQQALPLSVETYHQRYGLTLERGERLQSHSIIMHPGPVNRGVEIADYWVEHERTKILAQVQNGLWMRMAVMERALS from the coding sequence ATGGGTGACATCACTGAGATTAAGCAACTGACAAAAGGTGAGGTTGAGGGGCTGTTAGAAGCAGCTGAGCGCTGGCGGAAAGTAGGACAGGGGAGGGAGTTTGCAGGGCGAACAGTGGCTAATCTGTTTTTTGAACCGAGTACAAGAACACACTTTTCCTTTATGGCCGCTCAACAGCGCCTGGGTCTTCATATTTTAAATTTGAATCAAGGGCATTCTAGTACGACTAAAGGAGAAACATTATACGATACTTTGCAAACCTTGGCTGCACTCGGAGTAGAAGTAGCTGTGATACGAATGAAAGAAGAGGGTGTACTTCGTACTATGCGTGAACAGGGCGTAGGTCCTACTCTAATTAGTGGAGGAGAGGGAACAAGCTCGCACCCGACACAAGCTTTGCTAGACTTACTCACCATCAAACAACACTTTGGTGAAGTGAAGGGATTAAAGGTGGCGATGGTGGGAGATGTGGCGCATAGTCGTGTGGTCCATTCTAACCTTTCCCTTCTAAAAAAGATGGGAGCGACCGTGCTGTTGAGCGGTCCAGAAGCGATGCGCGCGCCAGCGTTAGAAAAGGAAGCGTCGTATGTTTCCATTGATGAAGCGGTTGAGACAGCAGATGTAATGATGATGTTGCGCGTTCAGCTGGAGCGTCATCAGCAAGCTTTGCCATTGTCGGTGGAAACTTATCATCAACGGTATGGATTGACGTTAGAACGAGGAGAACGTCTTCAATCACATTCCATTATTATGCATCCAGGACCCGTTAATCGTGGCGTGGAAATAGCAGATTATTGGGTAGAGCACGAGCGGACAAAAATCTTAGCACAGGTACAAAACGGGCTGTGGATGCGAATGGCCGTTATGGAGCGAGCGCTATCTTAA
- the lspA gene encoding signal peptidase II: MKALRYYILAVIVIVCDQWSKWIVLTEMSLYESIKVWEDVFHFTSSRNRGAAFGILQDQRWLFLVVTAVVVIFLIGYLWRYREGNKLVLWAFALVLGGAVGNFIDRVRLGEVVDFLHFKLVDFPIFNIADSAIVIGVGLLLIDTLFFSSSDANEKLAEAGEKQ; the protein is encoded by the coding sequence TTGAAAGCACTTCGTTATTATATTCTTGCCGTGATCGTTATCGTATGTGATCAATGGAGCAAGTGGATTGTACTAACTGAGATGAGTTTATATGAGTCCATAAAAGTATGGGAAGATGTTTTCCACTTTACATCATCACGTAATCGGGGTGCAGCGTTTGGGATATTGCAAGATCAACGGTGGCTGTTCCTTGTAGTGACAGCTGTTGTAGTAATCTTTTTAATAGGTTATCTATGGAGATATAGAGAAGGGAATAAGTTGGTTTTATGGGCATTCGCACTGGTTCTCGGAGGGGCAGTGGGTAATTTTATTGATCGCGTACGCTTGGGTGAAGTAGTCGACTTCCTCCATTTCAAATTGGTCGACTTTCCTATCTTTAATATAGCAGATTCTGCAATTGTGATTGGCGTAGGGTTGCTCTTGATTGATACGCTCTTTTTTTCATCATCAGACGCAAATGAGAAGCTTGCAGAAGCAGGAGAGAAACAATGA
- a CDS encoding sulfotransferase, translated as MESRKFIFVAGLHRSGTTILAKCLRDHPDISGFTDAKVPADEGQFLQSVYKPARAYGGPGYFGFNKEAYLTEESELVTEENRQKLFAEWSRYWDITKPILLEKSPPNIIRMRFLQAMFPQSYFLVIQRHPIAVSFSNFGMRPLQLKELFSHWLVCHKQMREDLRYLSNFLLFRYEEFVLRSQAHLESVYRMVDADVHINVREIDQHNNDKYFAKWNQLSLEVRKPLIEEYEDEFQQFGYSLSEPE; from the coding sequence ATGGAGTCGAGAAAATTCATTTTTGTAGCGGGTCTTCATCGGAGCGGTACGACCATTCTGGCGAAATGTTTGCGGGACCACCCTGATATTAGTGGTTTTACTGATGCCAAAGTGCCGGCAGATGAAGGGCAGTTTTTACAGAGTGTATATAAACCAGCACGGGCATATGGAGGTCCTGGGTATTTTGGTTTTAACAAAGAAGCTTATCTTACCGAAGAGTCAGAGCTGGTCACGGAGGAAAATCGGCAGAAGCTATTTGCAGAGTGGAGTCGTTATTGGGATATAACGAAGCCCATCTTGCTAGAAAAGTCACCACCTAATATTATTCGCATGCGCTTTTTACAAGCTATGTTTCCGCAATCCTATTTCTTAGTCATTCAACGCCATCCGATCGCGGTCTCTTTCTCTAATTTTGGGATGAGACCATTGCAATTGAAGGAACTATTTTCACACTGGTTGGTCTGTCACAAACAGATGCGGGAGGACTTACGCTATTTATCCAACTTTCTTCTCTTTCGGTATGAAGAGTTCGTGTTGCGGTCACAGGCTCATCTAGAGTCGGTATATCGGATGGTGGATGCTGATGTTCATATTAATGTTCGTGAGATTGATCAGCATAATAACGATAAGTACTTTGCAAAATGGAATCAGCTTTCACTTGAAGTGCGTAAGCCCCTCATCGAAGAATATGAGGATGAATTTCAACAGTTTGGCTACAGTCTGAGTGAGCCAGAATAA
- the pyrR gene encoding bifunctional pyr operon transcriptional regulator/uracil phosphoribosyltransferase PyrR: protein MVAEQKVILDEAALRRGLTRIAHEIIERNKGIDHCVLIGIRTRGIYLANRLAERIHQIEGKKISVGELDITLYRDDLSEKEEQPHVRGSHIPFQVEGKTVVLVDDVLYTGRTVRAGMDALVDQGRPQMIQLAVLIDRGHRELPIRADYVGKNVPTSGKEIVKVMLTEVDDQDGVVLYK, encoded by the coding sequence ATGGTGGCTGAACAGAAGGTGATTTTAGATGAAGCGGCATTACGACGGGGATTAACGCGGATTGCTCATGAAATCATTGAACGTAATAAGGGGATTGATCACTGTGTGCTGATTGGTATCCGTACTCGTGGCATCTACTTAGCAAATAGGTTGGCAGAAAGAATCCATCAAATCGAAGGGAAAAAAATTTCGGTAGGAGAGTTAGATATCACGCTTTATCGTGATGATCTTTCTGAGAAAGAAGAGCAACCCCATGTACGTGGAAGCCATATCCCTTTTCAAGTGGAAGGGAAAACAGTGGTATTAGTAGATGATGTGTTATACACAGGGCGGACGGTGCGTGCAGGAATGGATGCCCTGGTTGATCAAGGACGACCACAAATGATTCAATTGGCAGTGTTGATTGACCGTGGTCACCGTGAGTTGCCGATTCGTGCTGACTATGTAGGTAAAAATGTACCTACTTCGGGAAAAGAAATTGTAAAAGTGATGTTGACAGAGGTAGATGACCAAGATGGTGTTGTCCTGTATAAGTGA
- a CDS encoding TraR/DksA C4-type zinc finger protein — protein MDQQMKNIRDYLNHEKKRLEERLCSNNHFGLEQGMNDSLGELSGYDNHPADIGTELYERGKDIALNEEAEEELQEVNDALFRLAQGTYGQCLACGDPIRYERLEAKPTAAYCIDHEPDSHSSMRRPVEEKVIHPSFGEHGQDGSEETGFDAEDAWQEVERYGTSNPPAFSTEEDEPHGYVDDFEGFTVTDLHGNTEEISEITHNAAYRRAEEEYKAHLHPEE, from the coding sequence ATGGATCAACAAATGAAGAATATCAGGGATTACTTAAATCATGAAAAGAAGCGCCTAGAGGAGCGACTGTGTAGCAATAATCATTTTGGCCTGGAACAAGGAATGAATGATTCACTTGGAGAACTGTCCGGGTACGACAATCATCCAGCTGATATTGGAACGGAACTATATGAACGAGGGAAAGATATTGCGCTAAATGAGGAAGCAGAAGAAGAATTGCAAGAAGTAAATGATGCGCTCTTCCGTTTAGCTCAGGGAACCTATGGGCAGTGCTTGGCTTGCGGTGATCCTATTAGATATGAACGGTTAGAAGCAAAACCGACAGCTGCTTACTGTATAGATCACGAACCGGATTCTCACTCTTCTATGCGTCGTCCGGTGGAGGAAAAAGTGATCCATCCTTCGTTCGGTGAGCATGGTCAGGATGGATCGGAAGAGACAGGGTTTGATGCTGAAGATGCGTGGCAGGAAGTGGAGCGGTATGGAACCTCTAATCCGCCAGCTTTTTCGACCGAGGAAGATGAACCCCATGGATATGTAGACGACTTTGAAGGCTTTACTGTTACTGATTTGCATGGGAACACGGAGGAAATTTCGGAGATCACCCATAATGCTGCCTATCGGAGGGCGGAAGAAGAGTATAAAGCTCATCTACACCCTGAAGAGTAA
- a CDS encoding S8 family serine peptidase, with protein MTRLLSWMMVAALLLTLVWPVTAWAQPEGESSGAKSTSLQEETPKQVKEKVSKRLEAQFEDKEQVTFLVKLKEQADTKKAVKQATAMAKKEKASPAKTELMQRSAVVSALRSTSLDTQYELKEWLGKQKKEGKVSKIKSFYIVNALAITGTKEVMEQIAVFAEVDKVLPNEVRQLHPTKRVKEKKAQKKSVVEKTGSKTNDANTASIEWNIDQVLAPQVWEMGIDGAGTVVANIDTGVEWDHPGLKNQYRGYDADSDSVDHNMNWFDAVGGEPTPYDDLAHGTHTMGTMVGVEENGSNQVGVAPGAKWIAVKAFSESGGTDIDLLEAGEWILAPTDAAGNPHPEKAPDVVNNSWGGGPGLDEWYRPMVQNWRAANIFPEFSAGNTGISNPGGPGSVATPSNYPESFATGATDINNRLANFSLLGPSPYDEIKPDISAPGVNIRSTVPGGGYEGGWNGTSMAGPHVSAVVALLKQADSSLTVDEIEQILMETAIPLTDSTYPESPNNGYGEGLVNAYDAVSTVMTGLGSVEGQVLKEGEDTEAPTYQVGAPEPGYAGMPLYLGASVQDNVSIKEVVLHYSDDGQSWETYEAERTSGNYRDGLYQAQVPGEKVTGDFSRYKFKITDFGGNEVMTEEFEMEVLAPVTIGYEQDFESDATGWYSYGTNDSWQRGTPTSGPGEAFDGESVYATNLAGHYADSANMTLVMPPAAIPAEGETYLQYGEWFNLESFFDYGHVVISTDGSSWEQVVEKNGETSGWQDAEVDLTAYAGQTILIGFHVETDGSVTKDGWYIDEVRLSDEPFTAPTVNKENVKESATTKDKKGKVDPSTLLPEERQWYASNDQSETKGNNTPSALPLEATVSVLESGRTVNTNPADGNYNLMHAVGEYTLLAEAYGFRSQEQTVQIAEDEATVANFVLDPVPQGTITGTITNEATGEPIAGATVFLVEDAAIEPVVTDTDGSFSMEAYEGSYTLKVTASGYHSKEREVVVSGGETTEVEMALKPFIGYTGEIGYDDGTAENAHAMFDAGNGWAVKMSLEEGEERALVQSGLFRFWGTDWPSPGGDEFQVEVYDASGPDGAPGKKLAGPIDATAIRNGEDWTEVDLSGEGIMVEGDFYMVYMQSRAHPDIPGLAADEDGELANRSWSYIGGAWQQTPEEDGNYMIRARVQYEVSAPVITSPADGSYTKHDEITVEGNTSPGVKVHLYNHGEEVATTTATDTGAFAAEVDLSTGENKLSAKSSTDAGMTEPSPEVTIIVDKKRPALTIEAPSDGEKTNKEVVTVRGNASDNEGLQWLKINNKKVTVQEDGSFSKRILLDEGENTIKVVARDKAGNKKQKRIKVYAKFSEPVIENLQPAEDKHLSAGQTLIVQFESEPGLKADFVIQAPLINPMLTKRAPGVMMMPDLPTSFPIMETSPGHYVGYWTATSNLIAAGARVEVSAEDAFGNETEALADGKLYINTEQK; from the coding sequence ATGACCCGATTACTTTCATGGATGATGGTAGCAGCGTTACTATTAACATTGGTGTGGCCAGTAACAGCTTGGGCACAACCAGAAGGGGAGTCATCTGGAGCTAAGAGCACCTCTTTGCAAGAAGAAACCCCTAAACAGGTGAAAGAAAAAGTGAGTAAGAGATTAGAGGCCCAGTTTGAAGATAAGGAGCAAGTCACTTTTCTTGTTAAATTAAAGGAGCAAGCTGATACAAAAAAAGCGGTAAAACAAGCAACTGCTATGGCAAAGAAAGAAAAGGCAAGCCCTGCTAAAACGGAATTGATGCAGCGCTCAGCAGTGGTCTCCGCTTTGCGTTCCACCTCACTAGATACACAATATGAATTAAAAGAATGGTTAGGCAAGCAGAAAAAAGAAGGAAAAGTTTCTAAAATCAAATCATTCTATATTGTTAATGCGTTAGCGATTACCGGAACAAAAGAAGTGATGGAACAGATCGCCGTATTTGCTGAAGTGGACAAGGTGTTACCTAACGAAGTACGGCAATTACATCCAACTAAGCGTGTGAAGGAAAAGAAGGCGCAGAAAAAATCGGTTGTGGAAAAGACCGGATCCAAAACGAACGATGCTAATACGGCGTCAATCGAATGGAATATAGATCAGGTACTCGCTCCACAAGTGTGGGAAATGGGCATTGATGGTGCTGGTACCGTGGTGGCCAATATTGATACCGGGGTCGAATGGGATCATCCGGGGCTAAAAAATCAATATCGTGGATACGATGCAGACAGTGATAGTGTGGATCATAATATGAACTGGTTTGACGCTGTAGGAGGAGAGCCTACACCTTATGATGATTTAGCGCATGGCACACACACGATGGGTACCATGGTAGGTGTGGAAGAGAATGGATCTAATCAAGTGGGAGTTGCTCCAGGAGCTAAGTGGATTGCAGTAAAAGCTTTCTCTGAATCGGGTGGAACCGATATCGATTTGTTGGAGGCAGGGGAGTGGATCCTAGCACCAACGGATGCTGCAGGAAATCCACATCCTGAAAAAGCTCCAGATGTAGTAAATAATTCATGGGGCGGTGGTCCAGGTTTAGATGAGTGGTATCGCCCAATGGTGCAAAACTGGCGTGCAGCAAATATTTTCCCTGAATTTTCAGCTGGTAATACAGGTATTTCGAATCCAGGTGGTCCAGGTTCGGTGGCAACTCCATCAAACTATCCGGAATCATTTGCAACTGGAGCAACTGATATCAATAACCGGTTGGCAAATTTCTCATTATTAGGGCCATCCCCCTACGATGAGATTAAACCAGATATCTCTGCACCAGGGGTGAACATCCGCTCGACGGTACCGGGTGGGGGATATGAAGGTGGATGGAATGGAACATCCATGGCAGGTCCGCATGTATCGGCAGTTGTCGCCTTGCTTAAACAGGCGGATTCCTCATTAACAGTAGATGAGATTGAGCAGATATTAATGGAGACAGCGATTCCTTTGACAGATTCAACCTATCCGGAATCTCCGAATAATGGGTATGGGGAAGGTCTTGTCAATGCTTACGATGCGGTTTCAACGGTCATGACGGGATTAGGATCAGTAGAAGGACAGGTATTAAAAGAGGGTGAAGATACGGAAGCACCTACCTATCAAGTGGGCGCTCCCGAACCTGGATATGCGGGTATGCCACTATATCTAGGGGCTTCGGTACAAGATAATGTAAGTATTAAAGAAGTAGTGCTTCATTATTCAGATGATGGTCAATCATGGGAAACCTATGAGGCAGAACGTACGAGTGGTAACTATCGAGATGGATTATACCAGGCCCAAGTTCCAGGTGAGAAGGTGACAGGCGATTTTAGTCGCTATAAGTTTAAGATCACCGACTTTGGCGGTAATGAAGTAATGACAGAAGAATTTGAGATGGAAGTTTTAGCTCCTGTTACGATTGGGTATGAGCAAGATTTTGAATCAGATGCAACCGGCTGGTACTCGTATGGCACCAATGACTCATGGCAACGAGGCACACCTACCTCCGGTCCAGGGGAAGCATTTGATGGGGAAAGTGTGTATGCCACCAACTTAGCAGGACATTATGCAGATAGTGCTAACATGACGCTGGTGATGCCGCCCGCAGCTATCCCTGCAGAAGGTGAGACATATTTACAGTACGGGGAATGGTTCAACTTAGAATCTTTCTTCGACTATGGACATGTTGTCATATCGACGGATGGATCTAGTTGGGAGCAAGTAGTAGAAAAAAATGGTGAAACGTCTGGATGGCAAGATGCTGAGGTTGATCTTACTGCCTATGCTGGACAAACGATTCTGATTGGGTTTCATGTAGAGACCGATGGTAGTGTGACTAAGGATGGTTGGTACATCGACGAGGTGCGTCTCAGCGATGAACCATTTACTGCACCGACGGTTAATAAAGAGAATGTAAAAGAGTCAGCAACGACTAAAGATAAAAAAGGAAAAGTGGATCCAAGTACGTTGTTGCCAGAAGAGCGGCAATGGTACGCATCGAATGACCAAAGTGAAACGAAAGGGAATAATACTCCAAGTGCATTACCTTTGGAAGCGACTGTGAGCGTGTTGGAAAGTGGACGCACAGTTAATACCAATCCTGCGGATGGAAACTATAACTTGATGCACGCTGTAGGTGAATACACGCTGTTGGCGGAAGCATATGGGTTCCGCTCGCAAGAACAGACAGTCCAAATAGCTGAGGACGAAGCAACTGTAGCCAACTTCGTTTTAGATCCTGTACCACAAGGAACCATTACAGGCACCATCACGAATGAAGCAACAGGAGAACCGATTGCAGGTGCAACCGTATTTCTAGTAGAAGATGCGGCGATAGAGCCTGTTGTGACGGATACAGATGGATCCTTTAGTATGGAAGCGTATGAAGGTTCGTATACGCTCAAAGTGACTGCTTCAGGATACCACAGTAAAGAACGTGAGGTTGTTGTAAGTGGTGGAGAGACTACTGAAGTGGAGATGGCATTAAAGCCATTTATCGGTTATACCGGGGAGATCGGTTACGATGATGGTACCGCTGAAAATGCTCACGCGATGTTTGATGCGGGTAATGGCTGGGCTGTTAAAATGTCCCTGGAGGAAGGGGAAGAGCGAGCACTGGTACAAAGTGGACTCTTCCGCTTCTGGGGAACAGATTGGCCATCTCCAGGCGGGGACGAGTTCCAAGTAGAAGTTTATGATGCGAGTGGTCCAGATGGCGCTCCAGGTAAAAAATTGGCTGGACCGATAGATGCCACGGCGATTCGTAACGGTGAAGATTGGACTGAGGTGGATTTGAGTGGTGAAGGTATCATGGTAGAAGGCGACTTCTACATGGTATACATGCAGAGCCGAGCTCATCCAGATATACCGGGACTTGCTGCGGATGAAGATGGCGAGTTGGCAAACCGTAGTTGGAGTTATATCGGTGGTGCGTGGCAGCAAACGCCTGAAGAGGATGGCAACTATATGATTCGGGCGCGAGTGCAGTATGAAGTGTCGGCGCCGGTAATTACATCGCCTGCTGATGGATCGTACACGAAGCATGACGAGATTACTGTAGAAGGAAACACCTCTCCAGGAGTAAAAGTACATCTGTACAATCATGGTGAGGAAGTAGCAACAACAACTGCGACTGATACGGGAGCATTTGCTGCAGAAGTCGACCTGTCTACAGGCGAAAATAAGCTAAGCGCGAAGTCTTCGACAGATGCAGGCATGACCGAACCGTCGCCAGAAGTAACCATTATTGTGGATAAGAAACGACCTGCCTTAACGATTGAGGCACCAAGTGATGGTGAGAAGACGAATAAGGAAGTCGTTACTGTTCGCGGGAACGCAAGCGATAATGAAGGGTTGCAATGGCTCAAAATTAACAATAAGAAAGTAACGGTACAGGAGGATGGGAGCTTTTCCAAGCGGATCCTGCTTGATGAAGGCGAAAATACCATCAAGGTCGTAGCAAGGGATAAAGCAGGCAACAAGAAACAAAAGCGCATCAAAGTGTATGCTAAATTTAGCGAACCGGTCATTGAGAATCTGCAACCCGCAGAGGATAAACACCTGTCCGCTGGGCAAACACTTATCGTTCAATTTGAGAGCGAGCCAGGCTTAAAGGCAGACTTTGTCATTCAAGCACCGCTCATTAATCCTATGCTTACGAAGCGGGCTCCGGGCGTGATGATGATGCCTGACCTTCCAACTTCATTCCCGATCATGGAGACTTCTCCAGGGCATTATGTCGGCTATTGGACGGCAACCTCCAATCTGATTGCCGCCGGTGCACGAGTTGAAGTAAGTGCTGAAGATGCTTTCGGGAACGAGACAGAAGCATTAGCAGATGGAAAGCTGTACATTAATACCGAGCAAAAATAA
- a CDS encoding RluA family pseudouridine synthase, producing MSELENNSMIVQPEDQGDRLDKFVAQQDESWSRVMVQSWIREGNVLVDGKTVKSNYKIKAGNEVSITIPDPGEMQVEPENISLDIRYEDEDVIVVNKPRGMVVHPGAGNQTGTLVHALLYHCKDLSGIGGVLRPGIVHRIDKDTSGLLMIAKNDSAHQSLVAQLQAREVERRYVAAVRGIIPHETGTIDAPIGRDPRNRQRMTVIHENSRPAVTHFRVLKRFAETTWIECKLETGRTHQIRVHMKHIGHSLLADPVYGPKKNRYPIMEGQALHAQVLGFTHPRTGETVRLEAELPSDMKALYQQLATE from the coding sequence ATGAGTGAATTAGAAAATAATAGTATGATCGTTCAGCCTGAAGATCAAGGAGATCGCCTTGATAAATTTGTAGCGCAACAAGATGAATCCTGGTCGCGTGTGATGGTACAATCATGGATTCGTGAAGGGAATGTCTTGGTCGACGGCAAAACGGTAAAGAGCAATTATAAGATAAAGGCGGGCAATGAAGTATCGATTACGATACCCGATCCTGGGGAGATGCAAGTGGAGCCCGAAAATATTTCACTCGATATCCGCTATGAGGATGAAGATGTCATTGTAGTGAATAAACCACGGGGTATGGTGGTTCACCCAGGTGCAGGCAACCAAACAGGAACATTGGTACATGCTCTTCTTTATCATTGTAAAGATTTATCAGGGATTGGTGGGGTTTTGCGTCCTGGGATTGTTCACCGCATCGATAAAGATACCTCCGGTCTTTTGATGATTGCTAAAAATGATAGCGCGCATCAGTCATTGGTTGCGCAATTACAGGCGCGTGAGGTAGAACGACGTTATGTTGCAGCTGTACGTGGCATTATTCCTCATGAGACAGGAACGATTGATGCTCCAATCGGACGAGATCCTCGCAATCGACAGCGGATGACCGTTATTCATGAAAATAGTCGTCCAGCAGTAACACATTTTCGCGTGTTGAAGCGCTTTGCGGAAACAACGTGGATTGAGTGCAAACTGGAAACAGGTCGTACGCATCAAATTCGCGTTCATATGAAGCATATCGGTCACTCCTTACTGGCGGATCCAGTGTATGGTCCTAAAAAAAATCGCTATCCTATTATGGAAGGGCAAGCGCTTCACGCTCAAGTGCTTGGGTTTACTCATCCTCGTACAGGCGAAACGGTTCGTCTGGAGGCGGAGCTACCGTCAGATATGAAGGCTTTATATCAGCAGTTAGCAACGGAATAG
- a CDS encoding DUF5665 domain-containing protein → MDAEESERQLLQKLNEQVNELAKRIEVGYIAEYLEMLRRPRRLIFVNFFTGIARGMGITIGVTILSALLFYILQALGALNIPIIGDFIADIVKIVQARLELDGRYQ, encoded by the coding sequence GTGGATGCTGAGGAAAGTGAGCGCCAATTATTACAAAAGCTTAATGAACAAGTGAATGAGTTAGCTAAACGAATAGAGGTTGGGTACATTGCGGAATACTTGGAGATGTTACGGCGTCCTCGCCGTTTAATCTTTGTAAATTTTTTCACGGGAATTGCCAGAGGGATGGGAATAACCATAGGGGTGACAATATTATCTGCGCTCTTATTTTATATCTTGCAAGCGTTGGGAGCACTCAATATTCCTATCATTGGTGATTTTATTGCGGATATTGTAAAGATTGTACAAGCAAGGTTAGAGCTAGATGGAAGGTATCAATGA
- a CDS encoding dihydroorotase, translating into MESIILKNGRIIDWEKEEIVRADVRIENQIIMEIGSELASDGVTVIDVEGRLISHGLIDLHVHLREPGFEAKETIESGTMSAARGGFTAVACMPNTRPVTDCPEVIEAILQQTEKKGAVRVYPLAAISKNELGRELTNMEALQEAGAIAFSDDGVGVQSSHMMKEAMRMASRLGLPVVAHCEDNTLAHGGCVHEGTFSAKYGLKGIPNTAESVHVGRDILLAEDTGVHYHVCHISAKESVRLVREAKARGQKVTAEVTPHHLLLSDEDIPEPSAQYKMNPPLRAPEDRAAVLEGLKDGTIDVIVTDHAPHTVEEKAQSMSLAPFGIVGLETAFPLLYTHLVERGELSLLQLIDCMTRKPAELFSLGDGQCRVGAIADLTVIDLEEEREIDPEQFLSKGRNTPFTGWKVKGWPVMTMVDGKVVWQEEGWNRGGEQA; encoded by the coding sequence ATGGAATCAATAATTTTGAAAAACGGTCGCATCATTGATTGGGAGAAAGAAGAGATAGTAAGAGCTGATGTTCGAATTGAAAACCAAATCATAATGGAGATTGGTTCGGAATTAGCCTCAGACGGAGTAACCGTGATTGATGTAGAGGGCCGCCTTATTTCCCACGGTCTTATCGACTTACACGTTCATCTGCGTGAACCAGGATTTGAGGCGAAAGAGACGATCGAAAGCGGAACGATGTCGGCCGCACGTGGTGGATTTACAGCAGTTGCCTGTATGCCAAATACGAGGCCTGTGACGGATTGTCCTGAGGTGATTGAGGCAATTTTACAGCAGACTGAGAAAAAGGGAGCAGTTCGTGTATATCCTCTAGCTGCTATTAGCAAAAATGAGCTTGGACGTGAGTTGACCAATATGGAGGCTTTGCAGGAGGCAGGTGCGATTGCTTTCTCTGATGATGGGGTGGGGGTACAAAGTAGCCACATGATGAAAGAAGCGATGAGAATGGCAAGTCGATTGGGCTTACCTGTAGTAGCACACTGTGAGGATAATACATTGGCGCATGGTGGATGTGTTCATGAGGGTACGTTTTCAGCAAAATATGGATTGAAAGGAATTCCAAACACAGCTGAGTCGGTGCACGTAGGCAGGGATATTTTATTAGCAGAAGATACTGGGGTTCATTATCATGTGTGCCATATCAGTGCGAAAGAATCGGTACGATTAGTGCGGGAAGCGAAAGCAAGGGGACAAAAAGTGACCGCAGAAGTGACTCCACATCATTTACTCTTAAGTGACGAAGATATTCCAGAACCATCTGCTCAGTATAAGATGAACCCACCGTTACGTGCCCCAGAAGATCGTGCGGCCGTGCTAGAGGGGTTAAAAGATGGCACGATCGATGTGATCGTGACTGATCATGCTCCACATACAGTGGAAGAGAAAGCACAGTCGATGTCATTAGCCCCTTTTGGAATCGTGGGTTTGGAAACGGCATTTCCTCTTTTGTACACCCATTTGGTGGAGCGCGGGGAGCTTTCTTTGCTGCAGCTGATCGACTGTATGACGCGGAAGCCAGCAGAGTTATTTTCACTAGGTGATGGTCAGTGTCGTGTTGGTGCGATCGCAGATTTAACGGTAATCGACTTAGAAGAAGAGCGCGAAATCGATCCCGAGCAGTTTTTGTCTAAAGGAAGAAACACTCCATTTACAGGATGGAAGGTAAAGGGATGGCCCGTGATGACGATGGTGGATGGCAAGGTTGTATGGCAGGAAGAAGGTTGGAATCGAGGAGGCGAACAAGCATGA